From Neobacillus sp. PS2-9, the proteins below share one genomic window:
- the kdpC gene encoding potassium-transporting ATPase subunit KdpC, which translates to MLSNITKNTILSLLLMVILGLGYHLLVTGIANMITPEKANGSLLYDEKGQVVGSTLIGQKFDDPKLFQGRVSSIEYNAAGSGTNNYAPSNEDMIKRTKESVENWKKENPDVPVDQVPIDLVTNSGSGLDPHISPEAALAQIPRIQKLAGIDKGQLEDLVEKNTEGKELGLFGEPRVNVLKLNLDLKQLLVK; encoded by the coding sequence ATGTTATCGAATATAACTAAGAACACTATACTTAGTCTTTTACTAATGGTCATTTTGGGATTGGGTTATCATCTTCTGGTTACTGGAATTGCGAATATGATAACTCCTGAGAAAGCGAACGGAAGTCTTCTATACGATGAAAAAGGGCAAGTGGTCGGATCTACACTAATCGGACAAAAATTTGATGACCCGAAACTTTTTCAAGGCAGGGTTTCCAGCATTGAATACAATGCTGCAGGATCTGGGACGAACAACTATGCTCCATCTAATGAAGATATGATCAAGCGTACGAAAGAGTCTGTAGAAAACTGGAAAAAAGAAAATCCTGATGTACCTGTTGACCAAGTACCGATTGATCTTGTAACGAACTCTGGATCAGGGTTGGACCCGCATATCAGCCCAGAAGCCGCGTTAGCTCAAATCCCACGTATACAGAAGTTGGCAGGAATTGACAAAGGTCAATTAGAAGACTTGGTTGAAAAAAATACGGAAGGGAAAGAACTTGGTTTATTTGGTGAACCGAGAGTCAATGTTTTAAAACTTAACCTTGATTTAAAACAACTATTGGTGAAATAA
- the kdpB gene encoding potassium-transporting ATPase subunit KdpB, which yields MSNQKKTMINSDIVKQALKESFIKLDPRVMVRNPIMFVVEVGFIITLLFTFFSGALGGDVSPWFNATVSIILLLTVLFANFAEALAEGRGKAQADSLKNTKKESIAKKIVNGTIMNVSSTDLRKGDIVIVSQGELIPGDGEVIQGIASVDESAITGESAPVIKEAGGDFSSVTGGTRVVSDEIKVRISSEPGESFLDRMISLVEGAQRQKTPNEIALNTVLTSLTLIFMIVVVTLPFFAKYLEINLEIPVLIALLVCLIPTTIGGLLSAIGIAGMDRVTQFNVIAMSGKAVEASGDINTIILDKTGTITFGNRMASEFTPVGNHKVEELASWAAISSVKDETPEGRSVLELMKKLNFTYTDSLTDNSDFIEFRAETRMSGLTLIDGRKVRKGAVDAVKQWVIEQGGKIPQDLQEKSNRIASEGGTPLAVAVDQVIYGLIYLKDTVKPGMKERFNQLRKMGIKTIMCTGDNPLTAATIAREAGVDDFIAEAKPEDKISAIRKEQGEGKLVAMTGDGTNDAPALAQADVGLAMNSGTMAAKEAANMVDLDSDPTKIIEVVSIGKQLLMTRGALTTFSIANDVAKYFAIIPAMFMLAIPDLSVLNIMHLGSPTSAILSALIFNAIIIPMLIPLAMKGVAYKPMGSAELLRRNLFVYGLGGVVVPFIGIKLIDIAVNLFI from the coding sequence ATGAGTAATCAGAAAAAAACAATGATCAATTCAGATATAGTCAAACAAGCGTTAAAAGAATCATTTATTAAGCTAGACCCTAGAGTAATGGTTCGAAACCCAATTATGTTTGTGGTTGAGGTAGGATTTATTATCACTCTGTTATTTACATTTTTTTCAGGTGCTTTAGGAGGGGATGTTTCCCCTTGGTTTAATGCAACGGTGTCTATTATTCTACTACTTACCGTTTTATTCGCAAATTTTGCAGAAGCGTTAGCAGAGGGACGCGGGAAAGCACAGGCAGATTCTTTAAAGAATACTAAAAAAGAGAGTATTGCAAAAAAAATCGTGAATGGAACGATTATGAACGTTTCGTCAACAGATCTTCGTAAAGGAGATATCGTCATTGTGTCCCAGGGGGAGCTAATTCCTGGGGACGGTGAAGTCATTCAAGGAATTGCTTCTGTAGATGAATCTGCAATTACTGGGGAGTCTGCTCCAGTGATTAAAGAAGCAGGTGGTGATTTTAGTTCTGTAACAGGTGGAACTCGTGTTGTAAGTGACGAAATCAAGGTGCGTATTTCCAGTGAACCAGGAGAATCCTTCCTAGATCGTATGATTTCCTTAGTTGAAGGAGCGCAGAGACAAAAGACGCCTAACGAAATCGCTCTGAACACAGTACTAACAAGCTTGACGTTGATTTTCATGATTGTTGTTGTAACTCTTCCATTTTTCGCTAAGTATTTAGAGATCAATCTTGAGATTCCTGTCTTAATTGCCCTGTTGGTATGTTTGATTCCAACCACTATAGGTGGCTTATTGTCAGCAATCGGGATCGCCGGGATGGACCGGGTTACTCAATTCAATGTCATTGCTATGTCTGGTAAAGCGGTGGAAGCTTCAGGAGATATAAATACAATTATTCTAGATAAAACAGGTACGATTACGTTCGGAAACCGGATGGCAAGTGAATTTACTCCTGTTGGAAATCACAAGGTGGAGGAGCTTGCTTCTTGGGCAGCGATTAGCTCAGTTAAGGATGAAACTCCAGAAGGGCGTTCGGTTTTAGAATTAATGAAGAAATTAAACTTCACATATACTGATTCTCTAACCGATAACAGTGATTTCATTGAATTCAGAGCCGAGACCAGAATGAGCGGTCTAACTTTAATTGACGGCCGTAAAGTTAGAAAAGGAGCAGTTGACGCAGTCAAGCAATGGGTGATCGAACAAGGCGGAAAAATTCCTCAAGATCTACAGGAAAAATCCAACCGGATCGCTTCTGAAGGAGGAACCCCGTTAGCGGTTGCAGTTGATCAAGTAATCTATGGACTTATTTATCTTAAAGACACCGTAAAACCAGGAATGAAAGAGCGGTTTAATCAGCTTCGTAAAATGGGAATTAAGACCATTATGTGTACAGGAGACAACCCGCTGACAGCAGCTACGATTGCGAGAGAAGCAGGAGTTGATGATTTCATTGCAGAGGCCAAGCCGGAAGACAAGATTTCCGCGATACGAAAAGAACAAGGTGAAGGTAAGCTGGTCGCGATGACCGGTGATGGAACCAACGATGCGCCTGCCCTTGCTCAAGCGGATGTTGGCTTAGCAATGAATAGTGGAACGATGGCAGCGAAAGAAGCCGCCAACATGGTCGACTTGGATTCCGATCCTACCAAGATTATTGAAGTCGTTTCAATTGGTAAGCAATTACTAATGACCCGCGGGGCACTCACTACTTTTAGTATTGCGAACGACGTTGCCAAGTATTTTGCGATTATTCCAGCGATGTTTATGCTGGCGATTCCTGACTTAAGTGTGCTGAACATTATGCATCTTGGTTCACCAACTTCAGCAATTCTTTCAGCCTTGATCTTCAATGCCATCATAATACCGATGCTGATTCCTTTAGCGATGAAAGGGGTCGCCTATAAGCCGATGGGGTCTGCAGAATTACTTCGCCGCAACCTCTTCGTGTATGGTTTAGGTGGTGTGGTGGTTCCGTTTATCGGAATCAAGTTAATCGATATCGCCGTTAATCTATTTATTTAG
- the kdpA gene encoding potassium-transporting ATPase subunit KdpA, which yields MTTALLSVGITLILVLLLAKPMGVYLATAFDYNKTKLDRIFGFEKLAYRISGIKTKDQTWKQYAIAVICSNTVMILLVYVFFRIQGILPLNPSGIKAMEQTLSFNTAISFMTNTNLQHYSGESGLSYLAQMVAIGLMMFTAPATALAVIIAFIRGLAGKPLGNFYVDLIRSIFRVLLPISFISALAFLFLGVPQTLDPTVTAKTIAGAEQQIARGPVASFLAIKELGNNGGGFFGVNSAHPFENPNAISNLIQILLMLLIGTATPFAYGKMVGNAKQGRVLFISMFMMFLIMLGVSLTYEYQGNPALNALGVQHEQGTMEGKEVRFGVAQSALYSTVTTASETGAVNTMHDTLTPIGGLVTISNMMLNTIFGGIGAGFLNVLMYAMIGVFLCGLMVGRTPEFLGKKIEGKEMILIAVTLLVHPILILVPTALAVVLHPDTISNRGFHGLTQAMYEYTSSAANNGSGFEGLGDNTPFWNISTGIVMFLGRYISFVTLLAVVGSLAAKKPVPETVGTFRTDTALFGGVFIGTVILIGALTFFPGLVLGPIAEHLTLK from the coding sequence TTGACTACCGCACTATTATCCGTGGGGATTACCTTAATCCTCGTCTTATTACTTGCAAAACCGATGGGGGTCTATTTAGCTACTGCATTCGATTATAACAAAACAAAATTGGATCGCATTTTTGGATTTGAGAAGTTGGCCTACCGTATTTCTGGAATCAAAACAAAGGATCAAACTTGGAAGCAGTATGCAATTGCCGTCATTTGTTCGAATACTGTGATGATTTTACTAGTTTACGTGTTTTTTCGGATTCAAGGAATTTTACCGCTGAATCCAAGTGGAATTAAAGCAATGGAACAAACCCTATCGTTTAATACCGCAATTAGCTTTATGACCAATACTAATTTACAGCACTACAGTGGGGAAAGCGGATTATCCTATTTAGCGCAAATGGTAGCAATAGGCCTAATGATGTTTACTGCTCCGGCGACGGCACTAGCTGTCATAATTGCTTTTATTCGTGGATTAGCTGGTAAGCCTTTAGGAAATTTTTATGTAGACCTAATACGCTCTATATTCCGGGTGCTTCTACCTATTTCATTTATTTCAGCACTAGCATTTCTTTTCTTAGGAGTACCGCAAACATTAGATCCGACCGTAACGGCTAAAACGATTGCTGGTGCAGAGCAGCAAATCGCACGCGGACCGGTGGCGTCATTTTTAGCGATTAAAGAATTGGGGAATAACGGAGGCGGCTTTTTCGGGGTAAACTCAGCGCATCCTTTTGAAAATCCAAACGCAATTAGTAACCTGATTCAAATTTTACTTATGTTGTTAATTGGTACGGCTACTCCATTTGCTTATGGGAAAATGGTAGGGAATGCCAAGCAAGGCCGAGTGTTGTTCATCTCTATGTTCATGATGTTTCTTATTATGCTGGGTGTTTCACTGACTTATGAATACCAAGGAAACCCTGCTTTAAATGCATTAGGAGTTCAACATGAACAAGGTACCATGGAAGGAAAGGAAGTACGTTTTGGCGTTGCCCAATCAGCTCTATATTCTACTGTTACAACTGCTTCAGAAACCGGAGCGGTCAATACGATGCATGACACCCTTACACCAATTGGCGGACTAGTAACGATTTCAAACATGATGCTTAATACCATTTTTGGTGGAATTGGCGCAGGCTTTCTAAACGTTTTAATGTACGCCATGATTGGAGTGTTTTTATGCGGTCTTATGGTTGGACGGACACCAGAATTCTTAGGGAAGAAGATTGAAGGCAAAGAGATGATTTTGATTGCTGTCACTCTTTTAGTTCATCCTATTCTGATTTTGGTACCGACGGCATTGGCAGTCGTACTGCATCCAGACACAATTTCTAATCGAGGCTTCCATGGTTTAACACAGGCCATGTATGAATATACTTCATCGGCTGCCAATAATGGATCAGGGTTCGAAGGTTTAGGAGATAATACACCATTTTGGAATATCTCAACAGGTATTGTGATGTTCCTTGGTCGATATATTTCATTTGTCACCTTGCTTGCCGTTGTGGGTTCTTTAGCGGCGAAAAAACCAGTTCCGGAAACAGTTGGCACATTCCGTACAGATACTGCCTTGTTCGGAGGAGTGTTTATTGGTACCGTTATTTTAATTGGTGCCCTTACCTTCTTCCCTGGTCTTGTCCTAGGACCGATTGCTGAACATTTGACATTAAAATAA
- the kdpF gene encoding K(+)-transporting ATPase subunit F, translated as MLVFIGIIIAALFVYLGYVLIHPEKF; from the coding sequence ATGCTAGTTTTTATAGGAATCATTATAGCTGCTTTGTTTGTGTATCTTGGATATGTACTTATTCATCCTGAAAAATTTTAA
- a CDS encoding DUF2294 domain-containing protein, with the protein MANSKRKLEAEISSAFIKFQRELLGRGPQEAKTYIVQDMVITRFKGVLTTEEKHLVTHDTGRKLVKQMRQVLREMYSHDFEKIVEEFTKCKVLSSHSDISTKIGERIEVFIVDKDLEKSLED; encoded by the coding sequence ATGGCTAATTCTAAGAGGAAACTAGAGGCTGAAATCAGCTCAGCATTTATTAAATTTCAGAGAGAATTACTTGGACGTGGTCCACAGGAAGCAAAAACATACATCGTACAGGACATGGTCATAACACGCTTCAAAGGCGTATTAACCACCGAGGAGAAGCATCTTGTAACCCACGACACAGGCAGAAAACTAGTAAAGCAAATGAGACAAGTCTTACGTGAAATGTATAGTCATGATTTTGAAAAAATAGTAGAAGAATTTACAAAATGTAAGGTCTTATCTAGTCATAGTGATATTAGTACAAAGATTGGAGAAAGAATTGAGGTTTTTATTGTTGATAAAGATTTAGAAAAATCTCTTGAAGACTAA
- a CDS encoding tryptophan-rich sensory protein, with amino-acid sequence MIRCALNFLGLLLVVIVNILANTLPLNGQTTGEISNRLNVLFIPAGYVFSIWGIIYLFLFIWVLRQLPKYRRNLPLYQTTSGLFLLTCILNILWLFLWHYEYFFYTVLVMLAFLITLIFLYKKVKSFHPPKIDVIPFSIYLGWICVALIANISYYLVFIQWNGWGITHIVWTFIMLWVAALLAENFYMKEKDPYYVLVFIWALIGIGVKNQASFPSVSYVSYVLSVALLIFLWVTIKEKALLER; translated from the coding sequence ATGATTCGGTGCGCTTTGAATTTCCTTGGGCTTTTATTGGTAGTTATAGTGAATATATTAGCTAATACGTTACCACTTAACGGACAGACTACTGGAGAAATATCAAATAGGTTGAATGTGTTATTTATACCGGCAGGCTATGTCTTTAGTATTTGGGGAATCATTTACTTATTCCTTTTTATCTGGGTGCTCAGACAGCTGCCGAAGTACCGAAGAAATCTCCCTCTTTACCAAACTACTAGTGGACTTTTTCTGCTTACCTGTATTCTAAATATCCTGTGGCTTTTTTTATGGCATTATGAGTACTTTTTCTATACGGTTTTAGTCATGTTAGCTTTTTTGATTACACTTATTTTTCTATACAAGAAAGTAAAAAGCTTTCACCCTCCAAAGATAGATGTAATCCCTTTCTCCATCTATCTTGGATGGATTTGTGTAGCCTTGATTGCAAATATCAGCTATTATCTGGTTTTTATTCAATGGAATGGCTGGGGGATAACACATATTGTGTGGACCTTTATTATGCTATGGGTTGCTGCATTACTGGCGGAGAATTTTTACATGAAGGAAAAAGACCCTTATTATGTTTTAGTTTTTATTTGGGCTTTGATTGGGATTGGTGTGAAAAATCAAGCTTCCTTTCCTAGTGTAAGTTACGTTTCTTATGTACTATCAGTAGCATTACTAATTTTTCTATGGGTCACAATAAAGGAAAAAGCTCTACTTGAGAGGTAG